The following proteins are co-located in the Bos indicus isolate NIAB-ARS_2022 breed Sahiwal x Tharparkar chromosome 8, NIAB-ARS_B.indTharparkar_mat_pri_1.0, whole genome shotgun sequence genome:
- the ABITRAM gene encoding protein Abitram gives MTTEPKDPVADLAPEPAVPSLVDRYFTRWYKADVKGKPCEDHCILQHSNRICVITLAGSHPVLQSGKTIKSISYQISTNCSRLQNKVSGKFKRGAQFLTELAPLCKIYCSDGEEYTISSCVRGRLMEVNENILHKPSILQEKPSTEGYIAVVLPKFEESKSITEGLLTQKEYEEVVVKRLRATTAAS, from the exons ATGACTACCGAGCCCAAGGACCCTGTGGCCGACTTGGCTCCCGAGCCTGCGGTGCCGTCGCTTGTGGATCGTTACTTTACTCGCTGGTACAAAGCAG ATGTCAAAGGAAAACCCTGTGAAGACCACTGTATACTACAGCACTCTAACCG AATATGTGTCATCACGTTGGCAGGATCTCATCCAGTTCTTCAAAGtggaaaaacaattaaaagcaTTTCTTATCAAATCAGTACCAACTGTAGCAGACTTCAGAACAAAGTCTCTGGGAAATTTAAGCGG GGGGCACAGTTTCTCACAGAACTTGCACCTCTGTGTAAGATTTACTGCTCAGATGGAGAAGAATATACCATATCTAG ctgTGTTAGAGGACGGTTGATGGAAGTGAATGAAAACATTCTCCATAAACCATCTATTCTTCAAGAGAAG CCATCTACTGAGGGCTACATTGCAGTTGTGTTGCCTaaatttgaagaaagtaaaagcaTAACAGAAGGGTTACTGACACAAAAGGAGTACGAAGAAGTTGTGGTGAAACGCCTCAGAGCCACAACAGCTGCCTCGTGA